From the genome of Phytohabitans rumicis, one region includes:
- a CDS encoding LacI family DNA-binding transcriptional regulator, with protein MPSRPRRVTQREIAELAGVSQTTVSVVLNDRDGNNVRIPEATRARVKQAIEQLTYVADPAARRLAGLDNQIIGVFTYEVALSPESMDFYGPLLNGIERAAERIGWDLLFFTSSPIENGTRSLFHRKTRLRLTDGCVLLGQQMVTSELERLVAEQFPFVAIGRRDETAVAVPHVAIDYITPTTTLIDQAAAAGHRQALYVHRGRDTPTARDRRGAVEAASAAGRLAFLLVGEERITELPRLARATGATLIIAEDAFLTEDVVYALAGAGVAVPDEISVAALGEVRGHRVEGRTLAGFHVPREQLAAEALDLLRLLITTDPHEWAGMDTRRLLVAAVEPGDTIVERTDER; from the coding sequence ATGCCATCGAGACCTCGCCGGGTCACCCAGCGCGAGATCGCCGAGCTCGCGGGGGTCAGCCAGACCACCGTGTCGGTGGTGCTGAACGACCGCGACGGTAATAACGTGCGCATCCCCGAAGCGACCCGGGCGCGGGTCAAACAGGCGATCGAGCAGCTCACCTACGTCGCCGACCCCGCGGCGCGCCGGCTGGCCGGTCTGGACAACCAGATCATCGGCGTCTTCACCTACGAGGTCGCGCTGTCCCCCGAGAGCATGGACTTCTACGGTCCGCTGCTGAACGGAATCGAGCGAGCGGCCGAGCGGATCGGCTGGGATCTGCTGTTCTTCACCTCGTCGCCGATCGAGAACGGCACCCGGAGTCTCTTCCACCGAAAGACCCGGCTGCGCTTGACGGACGGCTGTGTCCTGCTCGGGCAGCAGATGGTCACGTCCGAGCTGGAGCGGCTGGTCGCCGAGCAGTTCCCGTTCGTCGCGATCGGCCGCCGGGACGAGACCGCCGTCGCGGTGCCGCACGTCGCCATCGACTACATCACCCCGACCACCACACTGATCGATCAGGCCGCGGCCGCCGGGCATCGGCAGGCGCTGTACGTTCACCGCGGCCGGGACACACCGACCGCGCGGGACCGGCGCGGCGCCGTCGAGGCCGCCTCGGCCGCGGGCCGGCTGGCTTTCCTGCTGGTGGGCGAGGAGCGGATCACCGAGCTGCCCCGGTTGGCCAGGGCGACCGGCGCCACCTTGATCATCGCGGAGGACGCGTTCCTGACCGAGGACGTCGTGTACGCGCTGGCCGGCGCCGGAGTCGCGGTGCCAGACGAGATCTCCGTAGCCGCCCTCGGCGAGGTGCGTGGCCATCGCGTCGAGGGCCGGACCCTGGCCGGCTTCCACGTCCCCAGGGAACAGCTGGCGGCCGAGGCGCTCGATCTGTTGCGGCTCCTCATCACCACCGACCCGCACGAGTGGGCGGGCATGGACACGCGGCGCCTGCTGGTCGCGGCGGTCGAGCCGGGGGACACGATCGTCGAGCGGACGGACGAGCGATGA
- a CDS encoding response regulator transcription factor yields MRVLVVEDFEVLARSIGTGLRREGMAVDVVLDGTAALDRLAVTRYEVVILDRDLPGVHGDEICRQLVNDRSDTRVLMLTAADTIEDRVDGLSLGADDYLPKPFAFAELVARVRALARRATPPLPPTLTCGDITLDPARRVAFRAGRRLELSTKEFALLECLLGSPGLVLSAEELLERVWDEAADPFTSAVKHTMHRLRAKLGDPPVIQTIRAGGYRIGES; encoded by the coding sequence GTGAGGGTCCTCGTCGTCGAGGACTTCGAAGTCCTCGCCCGCTCCATCGGCACGGGGCTGCGCCGCGAGGGCATGGCCGTCGACGTCGTCCTGGATGGGACCGCCGCCCTCGACCGCCTGGCCGTCACCCGCTACGAGGTGGTGATCCTCGACCGCGACCTGCCCGGCGTCCACGGGGACGAGATCTGCCGGCAACTCGTCAACGACCGCTCCGACACCCGGGTGTTGATGCTGACCGCGGCCGACACGATCGAAGATCGCGTCGACGGACTCAGTCTCGGCGCGGATGACTACCTGCCCAAGCCGTTCGCCTTCGCCGAACTGGTCGCCCGGGTACGAGCCCTGGCCCGCCGGGCCACCCCGCCGCTTCCGCCCACCCTCACCTGCGGGGACATCACCCTGGACCCGGCTCGCCGGGTGGCGTTCCGCGCCGGCCGGCGTCTTGAGCTCAGCACGAAGGAGTTCGCGCTCCTCGAATGCCTGCTGGGCTCGCCTGGCCTGGTCCTGTCCGCCGAGGAACTCCTCGAACGGGTCTGGGACGAAGCGGCCGACCCGTTCACGTCCGCGGTCAAGCACACCATGCACCGGCTGCGGGCCAAACTCGGCGACCCGCCAGTGATCCAGACCATCCGTGCAGGCGGCTACCGGATCGGGGAATCGTGA
- a CDS encoding ABC transporter permease subunit translates to MRTALHAEWTKLRTVASPRWLLLGMIAATVALSAGATSVVTCTSASCGGDMTKLSLIGVVLGQAPAAILAVQVISGEYSTGMIRTTLTAMPRRVTVFAAKAITLIGVVAAAGTIAVLGSLLAGRLILPGGSFTSAGGPTLRAAVGSILYLTLIALLSLGIAAIVRDSATSIGVILGLLYLLPVLSQVIGDAHWRRLLQQIAPTSSLGVTAGWAAGALVAGGLLLRTRDA, encoded by the coding sequence ATGAGAACGGCCCTGCACGCGGAATGGACGAAGCTGCGGACCGTCGCCAGCCCACGATGGCTGCTGCTCGGCATGATCGCGGCGACGGTGGCCCTCAGCGCCGGGGCGACCTCGGTGGTGACATGCACGTCCGCTAGCTGCGGCGGCGACATGACCAAGCTCAGCCTCATCGGCGTGGTGCTTGGCCAAGCGCCGGCCGCCATCCTGGCCGTGCAGGTCATCAGCGGCGAGTACAGCACCGGCATGATCCGCACGACACTGACGGCGATGCCGCGTCGGGTCACCGTCTTCGCCGCCAAGGCAATCACTCTCATCGGCGTCGTGGCCGCGGCCGGCACCATCGCGGTGCTGGGGTCGCTGCTGGCGGGGCGGCTCATCCTGCCCGGCGGGAGCTTCACCTCAGCCGGCGGGCCAACCCTGCGCGCCGCCGTCGGGTCGATCCTCTACCTGACCCTGATCGCCCTGCTCAGTCTCGGCATCGCCGCCATCGTGCGGGACTCCGCGACCAGCATCGGGGTCATCCTCGGCCTGCTCTACCTGCTCCCCGTCCTCTCCCAGGTGATCGGCGACGCGCACTGGCGCCGTCTGCTCCAACAGATCGCACCGACGAGCAGTCTTGGCGTCACCGCCGGGTGGGCCGCCGGCGCGCTCGTGGCCGGCGGCCTACTACTACGCACACGCGACGCCTAG
- a CDS encoding sensor histidine kinase, whose product MTRRSLQARLALFYAAGIYVAGIVVLAIVTVPLAGIQSTIPAHSSAPATVTGTGDGNGIGPHQLLVGSAVALAILIPIALAAGWFVAGRFLRPLRAITATATAISAGNLHQRLNLGGPADELTELGYILDDLFARLQASFDAQRHFVANASHELRTPLAGLRTLLEVALADPDADADALRTACQEALALGGHQERLVQALLALATSERGLTRRDTLDLAHVATGVLASRRDQATQAGIALAEHLAPAVTAGDPRLVESLIANLIDNAIRHNHPDGHVRITTETSGTQVSLTVTNSGPVIPDNEIQRLFQPFQRLAPDRRSRRDGYGLGLAIVNAVAQAHHATLTTSARPEGGLAITVRFAHP is encoded by the coding sequence GTGACCAGGCGGTCTCTCCAGGCCCGGCTCGCGCTCTTCTACGCCGCGGGCATCTACGTCGCCGGGATCGTGGTCCTCGCCATCGTCACCGTCCCCCTGGCCGGCATCCAGTCGACCATTCCCGCCCACAGCTCAGCGCCGGCCACCGTCACCGGCACCGGGGACGGGAACGGGATCGGCCCGCACCAGCTCCTCGTCGGCTCCGCCGTCGCGCTCGCCATCCTCATCCCCATCGCCCTCGCCGCCGGCTGGTTCGTCGCCGGCCGCTTCCTCAGGCCCCTGCGGGCCATCACCGCCACCGCCACCGCCATCTCCGCCGGAAACCTCCACCAGCGCCTCAACCTCGGCGGACCCGCCGACGAGTTGACCGAACTGGGCTACATCCTCGACGACCTCTTCGCCCGCCTCCAAGCCTCCTTCGACGCTCAGCGACACTTCGTCGCCAACGCCTCCCACGAGCTACGCACCCCCCTCGCCGGCCTGCGAACCCTCCTCGAAGTCGCCCTCGCCGACCCGGACGCAGACGCCGACGCTCTGCGCACGGCCTGCCAGGAGGCCCTCGCGCTGGGCGGACACCAGGAACGGCTCGTCCAGGCACTCCTGGCCCTGGCCACCAGCGAGCGCGGCCTCACCCGCAGGGACACCCTCGACCTCGCCCACGTCGCCACGGGAGTGCTCGCGTCCCGCCGCGACCAAGCCACACAGGCAGGCATCGCCCTCGCCGAACACCTGGCGCCCGCGGTGACGGCCGGGGACCCGAGGCTGGTCGAAAGCCTCATCGCCAACCTCATCGACAACGCCATCCGCCACAACCACCCTGACGGGCACGTACGGATCACCACCGAGACCTCCGGCACGCAGGTGAGCCTCACGGTCACCAACAGCGGGCCGGTCATCCCCGACAACGAGATCCAGCGCCTTTTCCAACCCTTCCAAAGACTGGCGCCCGACCGGCGCAGCCGCCGCGACGGCTACGGTCTCGGCCTCGCCATCGTCAACGCCGTCGCCCAGGCCCACCACGCCACCCTCACCACCAGCGCCCGGCCCGAAGGCGGCCTGGCCATCACCGTTCGGTTCGCACACCCGTAG
- a CDS encoding ATP-binding cassette domain-containing protein — translation MNPSGIVVAGLRKRYGATLALDGMSFTVRPGVVTGFVGPNGAGKSTTMRVILGLDAVDEGTALIEGKPYRSLRHPLNHVGSLLDAAALHPGRSARNHLLWLAHSQGLAARRVDQVLEQVGLTSAARRKAGGYSLGMQQRLGIAAALLGDPPIIMLDEPFNGMDPDGIIWMRGFLRSLAAQGRAVLVSSHLMSEVQDTADHLVVVGRGKAIADAGVADLIAAASGGRVALRTTAGTHAMRVLAHAGATVATTGRDTITVSGLPADRIVALLSENAVPFSEVSAHRATLEDAYLALTREAVEFRAATPTAVPR, via the coding sequence ATGAATCCATCAGGAATCGTCGTCGCCGGACTGCGCAAGCGGTACGGGGCCACCCTGGCCCTCGACGGCATGTCCTTTACCGTCCGTCCGGGTGTGGTGACCGGCTTCGTAGGGCCGAACGGGGCCGGGAAGTCCACCACGATGCGGGTGATCCTGGGCCTGGACGCGGTCGACGAGGGCACCGCGCTTATCGAGGGCAAGCCGTACCGCAGCCTTCGGCACCCGCTGAACCACGTCGGTTCACTGCTGGACGCGGCGGCGCTGCACCCCGGCCGGAGTGCTCGTAACCACCTGCTCTGGCTGGCCCATTCACAGGGCCTGGCCGCGCGGCGGGTGGACCAGGTGCTCGAGCAGGTCGGCCTGACCTCGGCGGCCCGGCGTAAGGCCGGCGGGTACTCGCTCGGCATGCAGCAGCGGCTCGGAATCGCCGCTGCCCTGTTGGGCGACCCGCCGATCATCATGCTCGATGAGCCGTTCAACGGCATGGACCCCGACGGCATCATCTGGATGCGTGGCTTCCTGCGGTCGCTGGCCGCTCAAGGCCGCGCCGTCCTGGTGTCCAGCCACCTGATGAGCGAGGTGCAGGACACCGCCGATCACCTCGTCGTGGTCGGACGGGGCAAGGCCATCGCCGACGCCGGCGTGGCCGACCTGATCGCGGCCGCCTCCGGCGGCCGGGTGGCCCTGCGGACCACGGCCGGCACCCACGCGATGAGGGTGCTCGCGCATGCCGGCGCGACCGTGGCGACCACCGGCCGCGACACCATCACCGTCTCCGGCCTGCCCGCGGATCGGATCGTGGCGCTGCTCAGCGAGAACGCGGTGCCGTTCTCCGAGGTATCGGCGCACCGCGCCACCCTTGAGGACGCCTACCTGGCGCTCACCCGCGAGGCGGTCGAGTTCCGCGCCGCGACGCCCACGGCGGTACCACGGTGA
- a CDS encoding ABC transporter substrate-binding protein produces the protein MNIKPFGALALATTLALTAACGSSSTGSETGNATDVALRMTVWTSNDAQLKLLNSIGDAYRADHPEVTSITFESLPFADYNTTLTTQIAGGNAPDLAWMGDLSKDLIAADALVGLTDKLKATEGWGYDDLVDSATAEFSRDGTLYAYPFSNSPFALYVNTDLLAAAGQKIDPATLTWDQVAAAGAAVHAKTGKAGFVIRDFDYKSWNTLATVWTGWGAAAWSPDGKTCTFGSPQMRQAFTFLHDAAFTTKAMPGPGTTADFFAGDAAFTIAQVSRASLLTGSFKFGLYPLPAGPAGRYAVLGQAGVGVLASGKHKDQATDFLAYLTNPANAEKLAQFFPPPRKSLLTGAKLAANNKVLNAAQLQAAVVDQLPGAVTLPNHTSPAEIAQKGKTALDAMWKADADIPAVLDSVCAAIQPILSK, from the coding sequence ATGAACATAAAACCGTTCGGCGCGCTCGCGCTGGCGACCACGCTGGCGCTGACGGCCGCCTGCGGCTCGTCCTCCACCGGATCGGAGACGGGCAACGCCACCGACGTCGCGCTGCGGATGACGGTCTGGACCTCGAACGACGCCCAGCTCAAGCTGCTCAACTCGATCGGCGACGCCTACCGGGCCGACCACCCCGAGGTCACCTCGATCACGTTCGAGAGCCTGCCGTTCGCCGACTACAACACGACCCTGACCACGCAGATCGCCGGCGGCAACGCCCCCGACCTGGCCTGGATGGGCGACCTGTCGAAGGACCTGATCGCCGCCGACGCGCTGGTCGGGTTGACCGACAAGCTGAAGGCCACCGAGGGCTGGGGGTACGACGACCTGGTGGACAGCGCGACCGCGGAGTTCAGCCGGGACGGCACGCTGTACGCCTACCCGTTCTCGAACTCGCCGTTCGCCCTGTATGTGAACACCGACCTGCTGGCCGCGGCCGGGCAGAAGATCGACCCGGCCACGCTGACCTGGGATCAGGTCGCCGCGGCCGGCGCGGCCGTGCACGCCAAGACCGGCAAGGCGGGCTTCGTCATCCGCGACTTCGACTACAAGTCGTGGAACACGCTGGCCACGGTCTGGACCGGCTGGGGCGCGGCGGCGTGGAGTCCGGACGGCAAGACCTGCACCTTCGGGAGCCCGCAGATGCGGCAGGCGTTCACCTTCCTGCACGACGCGGCGTTCACGACCAAGGCGATGCCCGGCCCCGGCACCACGGCGGACTTCTTCGCCGGCGATGCCGCCTTCACCATCGCCCAGGTCTCCCGCGCCTCACTCCTGACCGGCTCGTTCAAGTTCGGCCTGTACCCGCTGCCGGCGGGCCCGGCCGGCCGGTACGCCGTACTCGGCCAGGCCGGCGTGGGCGTCCTCGCTTCCGGCAAGCACAAGGACCAGGCGACTGACTTCCTCGCCTACCTGACGAATCCGGCCAACGCCGAGAAGCTGGCCCAGTTCTTCCCGCCGCCGCGCAAGTCGCTGCTGACCGGTGCCAAGCTCGCCGCGAACAACAAGGTGCTGAACGCCGCTCAGCTGCAGGCCGCGGTGGTCGACCAGCTGCCGGGCGCGGTCACCCTGCCCAACCACACCAGTCCGGCCGAGATCGCCCAGAAGGGCAAGACCGCCCTGGACGCGATGTGGAAGGCGGACGCGGACATCCCCGCGGTCCTGGACTCGGTGTGCGCGGCGATCCAACCAATCCTGTCCAAGTGA
- a CDS encoding carbohydrate ABC transporter permease has protein sequence MSFWTTRRRDVLTGYLFIAPQLAGVALFVLLPVGMAIWYSLNDWNIFTGRQTFVGGDNYAALTSDPQLPRVLLATAVFSGGVVIVNITLGLLIAVLLNRRFRGVTLFRTLFFSPVVVSVVAWTLVWGFLLQDNGGINGLLGTVGITGPNWLQHGGTAMASVIITQVIRSVGINMVLFLAALQGVPGELYEAARIDGASSRAIFARITLPLISPTLLLAVIVTVVGALQSFAQIAVLTEGGPELSTTVLVYYVYQQAFEFNDIGYGSTLALLLLSFVMILTLVQWQLRRKWVFYEQ, from the coding sequence ATGTCGTTTTGGACCACCCGCCGGCGCGATGTGCTGACCGGATACCTGTTCATCGCGCCGCAGCTCGCCGGGGTCGCGCTGTTCGTCCTGCTGCCGGTCGGGATGGCCATCTGGTACAGCCTCAACGACTGGAACATCTTCACCGGCCGGCAGACCTTCGTCGGTGGCGACAACTACGCGGCGCTGACCAGCGATCCGCAACTGCCGAGGGTGCTGCTGGCGACCGCCGTCTTCTCCGGCGGCGTCGTGATCGTCAACATCACCCTCGGCCTGCTGATCGCTGTCCTGCTGAACCGCCGGTTCCGCGGCGTCACGCTGTTCCGGACCCTGTTCTTCTCCCCGGTCGTGGTCTCCGTGGTCGCCTGGACCCTGGTCTGGGGCTTCCTGTTGCAGGACAACGGCGGCATCAACGGCCTTCTCGGTACGGTCGGCATCACCGGCCCGAACTGGCTGCAGCACGGCGGCACCGCGATGGCCTCGGTGATCATCACCCAGGTCATCCGCAGCGTCGGGATCAACATGGTGCTCTTCCTGGCCGCGCTGCAGGGCGTGCCCGGGGAGTTGTACGAAGCCGCCCGGATCGACGGGGCCAGCAGCCGCGCGATCTTCGCCAGGATCACCCTGCCGTTGATCTCACCGACGCTGCTGCTGGCCGTGATCGTCACGGTGGTCGGTGCGTTGCAGTCGTTCGCGCAGATCGCCGTGCTGACCGAGGGCGGGCCGGAGCTGAGCACCACGGTGCTCGTCTACTACGTCTACCAGCAGGCATTCGAGTTCAACGACATCGGCTACGGCTCGACGCTGGCCCTGCTGCTGCTGAGCTTCGTCATGATCCTCACGCTCGTGCAGTGGCAGCTACGCCGGAAGTGGGTCTTCTATGAGCAGTAA
- a CDS encoding FAD-dependent oxidoreductase, giving the protein MYRIDLHPSTGGDNYIDVECAPFEIPLGALVPVGTKNLVPAAKNIGTTHITNGAYRLHPVEWNIGESAGELVAFCLDRGLSPQQIATDATLVDRLQGRLTEAGVELHWPEIAGY; this is encoded by the coding sequence ATGTACCGGATCGACCTGCACCCCTCCACCGGCGGGGACAACTACATCGACGTCGAGTGCGCGCCGTTCGAGATCCCGCTCGGCGCGCTGGTACCGGTGGGCACCAAGAACCTGGTGCCGGCCGCCAAGAACATCGGCACCACACACATCACCAACGGCGCCTACCGGCTGCATCCGGTCGAGTGGAACATCGGCGAATCGGCCGGCGAACTCGTGGCCTTCTGCCTCGACCGCGGCCTGAGCCCGCAGCAGATCGCGACCGACGCGACCCTCGTCGACCGGCTCCAGGGCCGGTTGACCGAGGCCGGCGTCGAACTCCACTGGCCGGAGATCGCCGGCTACTAG
- a CDS encoding ABC transporter permease subunit, producing MTPGFLRLLHAEWTKFRTVLGWVTGMTVAALMVVLVALLAGVSSDQKGAPPVPIGPGGEPVTDSFYFVRQPLAGNGSITVSVSALTTSVPQGLGDLRPGVVPWAKAGLIIKQSTRQGSPYAAIMVTGSHGVRMQDNYVHDTAGLPGPVSAASIRWLRLDRSGDTITGYASTDGTHWTKVGTVHVTGLGPTAQGGLFVASPQAVAGLGTTGSVSTAAFGDLRFQEGWTGGDWTGDQVGAESPTFAGYPPPASGSFAESGGGFTVTGAGDIAPAVRYSLPTAGTLSNILTGTFAALIAVIVVGALFITTEYRRKLIHVTLAASPGRSRVLLAKAIVLGAVTFVAGLAGTVVAVPLGVRLSRANGVYVFPVTSSTELRVAVGTAALLATASILALSAGAIFRHSASAVTTVIVAIVLPYILIANPFMPASVANWLTRVTPAAAFAVQQTLVQYPQVANPYTPYNDYYPLAPWAGLAVLAGYAAVSLAIAAVLLHRRDA from the coding sequence GTGACCCCCGGCTTCCTCCGGTTGCTGCACGCGGAATGGACCAAGTTCCGGACGGTCCTGGGCTGGGTGACCGGCATGACGGTGGCGGCACTGATGGTGGTGCTGGTCGCCCTGCTCGCCGGGGTCAGCAGCGATCAGAAGGGCGCACCGCCCGTCCCGATCGGACCGGGCGGTGAGCCGGTTACCGACAGCTTCTACTTCGTACGCCAGCCGCTGGCCGGAAACGGCAGCATCACTGTCTCCGTTTCCGCGCTCACGACCAGCGTCCCCCAGGGCCTCGGAGACCTGCGGCCCGGCGTCGTGCCGTGGGCGAAGGCCGGGCTCATCATCAAGCAGAGCACCCGCCAGGGATCGCCCTACGCGGCGATCATGGTCACCGGCAGCCACGGCGTACGGATGCAGGACAACTACGTCCACGACACGGCCGGCCTCCCCGGCCCCGTCTCCGCCGCGTCGATTCGCTGGCTGCGACTGGACCGCTCGGGCGACACGATCACCGGGTACGCCTCCACCGACGGCACGCACTGGACCAAGGTGGGCACCGTGCACGTGACGGGGCTCGGACCGACCGCGCAAGGCGGGCTGTTCGTCGCATCCCCGCAGGCGGTGGCGGGCCTGGGCACGACCGGCAGCGTGTCGACGGCCGCCTTCGGGGACCTTCGTTTCCAAGAGGGCTGGACCGGTGGCGACTGGACCGGCGATCAGGTGGGAGCCGAGTCCCCCACCTTCGCCGGCTACCCGCCGCCCGCGTCGGGCTCGTTCGCAGAATCCGGCGGCGGCTTCACGGTGACCGGCGCCGGCGACATAGCGCCCGCCGTCCGCTATTCCTTGCCGACCGCCGGCACCCTCAGCAACATCCTCACCGGCACGTTCGCCGCGCTGATCGCGGTGATCGTCGTGGGGGCGCTGTTCATCACCACGGAGTACCGAAGGAAGCTGATCCACGTCACCCTGGCCGCCAGCCCGGGACGGAGCCGGGTGCTGCTGGCCAAGGCGATCGTGCTGGGAGCCGTCACCTTCGTCGCCGGGCTGGCGGGAACGGTCGTCGCGGTTCCGCTCGGCGTGCGGCTCTCCCGGGCCAACGGCGTGTACGTGTTCCCGGTGACGTCCTCGACCGAACTACGAGTGGCGGTCGGGACCGCGGCGCTGCTCGCGACCGCCTCGATCCTGGCACTCTCCGCCGGCGCCATCTTCCGGCACAGCGCCAGCGCGGTCACCACCGTCATCGTGGCCATCGTGCTGCCCTACATCCTGATCGCCAACCCGTTCATGCCCGCGAGCGTGGCGAACTGGCTGACCCGCGTCACGCCGGCCGCGGCTTTCGCCGTCCAGCAGACGCTGGTGCAATACCCGCAGGTCGCAAACCCTTACACGCCATACAACGACTACTACCCGCTGGCGCCGTGGGCCGGGCTCGCCGTTCTGGCCGGCTACGCGGCGGTCAGCCTGGCCATAGCGGCAGTCCTTCTCCACCGGAGGGACGCATGA